The Tenacibaculum sp. MAR_2010_89 genome has a window encoding:
- the rplL gene encoding 50S ribosomal protein L7/L12: MADLKDFAEQLVNLTVKEVNELADILKEEHGIEPAAAAVAVAGPAGGAGEAAEEQTEFDVILKAAGGSKLAVVKLVKELTGLGLKEAKGIVDSAPAAVKEGVSKDEAEGLKKSLEEAGAEVELK, encoded by the coding sequence ATGGCAGATTTAAAAGATTTCGCAGAACAATTAGTTAACTTAACAGTAAAAGAAGTTAATGAATTAGCTGATATTTTAAAAGAAGAGCATGGTATTGAGCCAGCTGCAGCAGCAGTAGCAGTAGCAGGACCAGCTGGAGGAGCAGGTGAGGCAGCTGAAGAGCAAACTGAATTTGATGTTATCTTAAAAGCAGCAGGAGGTTCTAAATTAGCAGTTGTTAAATTAGTTAAAGAATTAACTGGTTTAGGATTAAAAGAAGCTAAAGGTATCGTTGATAGCGCACCAGCAGCAGTAAAAGAAGGTGTATCTAAAGATGAGGCTGAAGGTCTTAAAAAGTCTTTAGAAGAAGCTGGAGCTGAAGTAGAGCTTAAGTAA
- the rplJ gene encoding 50S ribosomal protein L10, protein MTREEKSQVIEDLTAQLADTNTIYLADISGLDAVTTSNLRRACFKANVQLSVVKNTLLSKAMEASDKEFAELQDVLKGNTSMLISEASNAPAKVIKEFRKKSDKPLLKGAYVEEAVYVGDDQLDALVNIKSREELIGDIISLLQSPAKNVVSALQSGGNKLSGILTTLSEK, encoded by the coding sequence ATGACTAGAGAGGAAAAATCACAAGTAATAGAAGATTTAACAGCACAATTAGCAGATACTAATACCATTTATTTAGCAGATATATCTGGATTAGATGCTGTTACTACATCAAACTTACGTAGAGCTTGTTTTAAAGCGAATGTACAGTTATCTGTTGTTAAGAATACATTGCTTTCAAAAGCAATGGAAGCTTCTGATAAAGAATTTGCTGAGTTACAAGATGTATTAAAAGGTAATACTTCAATGTTAATTTCTGAAGCATCTAATGCTCCAGCTAAGGTTATCAAAGAGTTCAGAAAAAAATCAGATAAGCCTTTATTAAAAGGTGCATATGTTGAAGAAGCAGTTTATGTTGGTGATGACCAATTAGACGCTCTTGTAAACATCAAATCTAGAGAAGAACTTATTGGAGATATTATCTCATTATTACAATCGCCTGCTAAAAATGTTGTTTCAGCATTACAATCAGGTGGTAACAAACTTTCAGGTATTCTTACAACGTTATCTGAAAAATAA
- the rplA gene encoding 50S ribosomal protein L1 produces MARLTKKQKEAHAKLDSSKVYNLTEASALVKDITNVKFDASVDLAVRLGVDPRKANQMVRGVVTLPHGTGKDVKVLALVTPDKEAEATAAGADYVGLDEYLQKIKGGWTDVDVIITMPSVMGKLGPLGRILGPRGLMPNPKTGTVTMDVSKAVTEVKAGKIDFKVDKTGIVHAAIGKVSFDAKKIEENANELLQTLIKLKPTAAKGEYIKSIFMSSTMSPSVAIDEKSLS; encoded by the coding sequence ATGGCAAGATTGACTAAAAAACAAAAAGAGGCTCACGCTAAATTAGATAGCTCTAAAGTTTATAACTTAACAGAAGCATCAGCTTTAGTAAAAGACATTACAAATGTAAAATTTGATGCATCTGTAGATTTAGCAGTACGTTTAGGAGTAGATCCTCGTAAAGCTAATCAAATGGTTCGTGGTGTTGTAACATTACCACACGGAACAGGTAAAGATGTAAAAGTTTTAGCATTAGTTACTCCAGATAAAGAAGCAGAAGCTACAGCAGCTGGTGCAGATTATGTTGGATTAGATGAATACCTTCAAAAAATTAAAGGAGGATGGACAGACGTTGATGTAATAATCACTATGCCTAGTGTTATGGGTAAATTAGGTCCTTTAGGTCGTATTTTAGGACCAAGAGGTTTAATGCCTAACCCTAAAACTGGTACAGTAACAATGGATGTATCAAAAGCAGTAACAGAAGTAAAAGCTGGTAAAATTGACTTTAAAGTTGATAAAACTGGTATCGTACATGCTGCAATCGGGAAAGTATCTTTTGATGCTAAAAAGATTGAAGAAAATGCAAACGAGTTATTGCAAACACTTATTAAATTAAAGCCAACAGCAGCAAAAGGAGAGTACATAAAAAGTATCTTTATGTCTTCAACTATGAGTCCTAGTGTTGCTATTGATGAAAAATCTTTATCATAA
- the rplK gene encoding 50S ribosomal protein L11 codes for MAKEVSKLVKLQVRGGAANPSPPVGPALGAAGVNIMEFCKQFNARTQDKQGKVLPVVITVYTDKSFEFVVKTPPAAVQLLEAAKIKKGSGEPNRKKVAKVSWDQIRGIAEDKMVDMNAFEVESAMRMIAGTARSMGLTVTGDAPA; via the coding sequence ATGGCAAAAGAAGTAAGTAAATTAGTAAAACTACAAGTAAGGGGAGGTGCAGCGAATCCGTCGCCACCAGTTGGACCCGCTTTAGGTGCTGCCGGTGTTAACATCATGGAGTTCTGTAAGCAGTTTAATGCACGTACACAGGACAAACAAGGTAAAGTATTACCTGTTGTTATTACTGTTTATACTGACAAATCATTTGAATTTGTAGTAAAAACACCACCAGCTGCAGTACAATTATTAGAAGCGGCCAAAATTAAGAAAGGTTCAGGTGAACCTAATAGGAAAAAAGTAGCAAAAGTTTCTTGGGATCAAATTCGAGGAATTGCAGAAGACAAAATGGTTGATATGAATGCCTTTGAAGTTGAATCTGCAATGAGAATGATCGCTGGAACAGCTCGTTCTATGGGATTAACAGTAACGGGCGATGCTCCTGCATAA
- the nusG gene encoding transcription termination/antitermination protein NusG gives MAESVMKWYVVRAIGGQENKVKTYIETEIARHGLSDFVSQVIVPTEKVIQVRNGKKINRERVYFPGYIMVEANLAGEVPHIIKSVTGVIGFLGETKGGDPVPMRKSEVNRMLGKVDELSVKDENIAIPYNVGETVKVIDGPFNGFDGTVENVNEEKRKLEVMVKIFGRKTPLELNYMQVEKI, from the coding sequence ATGGCTGAGTCAGTGATGAAGTGGTATGTTGTTAGAGCTATTGGTGGTCAAGAGAATAAAGTGAAAACTTATATCGAAACTGAAATAGCACGTCATGGTTTATCTGATTTTGTAAGTCAAGTAATTGTTCCGACAGAAAAAGTTATTCAAGTAAGAAATGGAAAAAAAATAAACCGTGAAAGAGTTTATTTTCCAGGGTACATAATGGTTGAGGCTAACTTAGCTGGAGAAGTACCACACATAATAAAATCAGTAACTGGAGTTATTGGTTTTTTAGGTGAAACTAAAGGAGGAGATCCTGTGCCTATGAGAAAATCAGAGGTAAATAGAATGTTAGGTAAAGTAGATGAGTTATCTGTAAAGGATGAAAATATTGCAATACCATATAACGTAGGAGAAACTGTAAAAGTAATTGATGGTCCTTTTAATGGATTTGATGGTACAGTTGAAAATGTAAATGAAGAAAAGCGTAAGCTTGAGGTAATGGTTAAGATTTTCGGAAGAAAAACACCATTAGAATTGAATTACATGCAAGTAGAGAAAATATAA
- the secE gene encoding preprotein translocase subunit SecE: protein MNNFIQYIKDSFEELNTNMTWVSREEAQKSTVVVAAFTIVFALAVAGIDWVFQTGLDNFFKRF, encoded by the coding sequence ATGAATAACTTTATACAATACATTAAAGATTCTTTTGAAGAATTAAATACTAATATGACTTGGGTATCTAGAGAAGAGGCTCAAAAGTCAACGGTAGTTGTAGCTGCATTTACTATAGTTTTTGCATTAGCTGTAGCAGGAATTGATTGGGTTTTTCAAACAGGGTTAGATAACTTCTTTAAAAGGTTTTAA